The Lycium barbarum isolate Lr01 chromosome 10, ASM1917538v2, whole genome shotgun sequence genome includes a region encoding these proteins:
- the LOC132614579 gene encoding dicarboxylate transporter 2.1, chloroplastic-like isoform X2, giving the protein MKDTPDAPLMARRRLEQMGPIKSDQWVMMIVMLITVALWISGEALGLASVVTAMLGLSLLLAFGILEWDDCLSEKSAWDTLAWFGVLIGMATQLTTLGVVAWMSNAVANFLKSLSLHWFGAFCVLQVAYFFIHYLFASQTAHVAALYSAFLGMCLASKVPGLFAALALGYNTNLFGALTHYSSGQAAVYYGAGYVELRDVFKLGIIIALINIVIWGLVGAGWWKILGLY; this is encoded by the exons ATGAAGGACACACCAGATGCTCCATTAATGGCTAGAAGGAGACTGGAGCAGATGGGTCCTATTAAAAGTGATCAATGggtgatgatgatagtaatgctTATCACTGTAGCATTATGGATTTCTGG AGAGGCTCTTGGGCTAGCGAGTGTTGTCACAGCAATGTTGGGATTGTCTCTACTTTTGGCTTTTGGAATACTTGAATGGGATGATTGCTTGAGTGAAAAATCTGCATGGGATACCTTAGCTTGGTTCGGGGTTTTAATAGGCATGGCAACACAATTAACTACTCTGGGAGTTGTCGCCTGGATGTCAAATGCTGTAGCTAATTTCCTCAAATCTCTTTCACTACATTGGTTCGGGGCATTTTGTGTCCTTCAAGTAGCATATTTCTTCATTCACTACTTGTTTGCTAGTCAAACTGCTCATGTTGCAGCATTGTACTCGGCATTTCTCGGAATGTGCTTAGCGTCAAAAGTTCCTGGTCTTTTTGCTGCATTGGCTTTGGGATACAACACAAACCTTTTTGGCGCGTTGACACATTACAGCAGTGGTCAAGCTGCAGTATACTATGGAG CTGGTTATGTGGAACTACGCGATGTCTTCAAATTGGGCATTATCATAGCTCTTATTAATATTGTCATATGGGGATTAGTAGGAGCTGGTTGGTGGAAGATTCTTGGCCTTTACTAA